The Pogona vitticeps strain Pit_001003342236 chromosome 6, PviZW2.1, whole genome shotgun sequence genome contains a region encoding:
- the LOC110086415 gene encoding carbonic anhydrase 4, with protein sequence MGGMRPTLKLVIHVWLVVLLGGFFDTCEAGPWCYDKPSCGPKTWASLGYCNGKKQSPINIITEKAVPDARLGPIHFVGYEDRLKPHLLKNTGHTSEVEMKPGATISGLGLPGTYNLKSFHFHWGTLNHRGSEHAINGLHYAMELHIVHVKSNLTLEEAKKDPEGIAVLAFFIKKSKNASAINAWKTLGDFMEAIPEKGDSVPLNGKFSLGGLLNVADVSTYYRYRGSLTTPGCNEAVIWTVFPEPIEMNQKTMKKFTNSLYVSTKRENRLLQKNYRPLQPLRNRKVFLFKEN encoded by the exons ATGGGAGGCATGCGTCCCACTCTGAAACTGGTGATCCATGTATGGTTGGTAGTGCTCCTTGGAGGATTCTTTGATACCTGTGAAGCAG GGCCCTGGTGCTATGACAAACCATCCTGTG GTCCAAAAACATGGGCTTCCCTTGGTTATTGCAATGGCAAGAAACAGTCTCCTATTAACATCATCACAGAGAAAGCTGTCCCTGATGCCCGTCTGGGTCCTATTCATTTTGTTGGATATGAAGACCGTTTGAAGCCACACCTCCTTAAGAACACAGGACATACTT CCGAGGTCGAAATGAAGCCAGGAGCGACCATCTCTGGTCTTGGCCTTCCGGGAACCTATAACCTGAAGTCCTTCCATTTCCACTGGGGCACTCTTAACCACCGAGGCTCCGAGCACGCCATCAATGGCTTGCACTATGCCATGGAG CTTCATATAGTTCACGTAAAAAGCAACCTGACTCttgaagaagcaaaaaaagaTCCAGAAGGAATTGCTGTCCTGGCATTCTTCATAAAG AAGTCGAAGAATGCTTCTGCTATCAACGCATGGAAGACACTAGGAGACTTCATGGAAGCAATTCCGGAGAAAG GTGACTCTGTGCCTCTGAATGGTAAATTTTCTCTAGGGGGTTTATTGAATGTGGCAGATGTAAGCACCTATTACCGCTACCGTGGCTCTCTCACCACTCCTGGCTGCAATGAAGCTGTGATCTGGACTGTCTTCCCCGAGCCCATTGAGATGAATCAGAAAACG ATGAAGAAATTCACCAATTCGCTCTACGTCTCCACCAAAAGGGAAAACAGGCTGCTGCAGAAGAACTATCGCCCTCTGCAACCACTACGCAATCGCAAAGTCTTTCTCTTCAAGGAAAATTAA